Proteins from a single region of Haloterrigena alkaliphila:
- a CDS encoding NuoI/complex I 23 kDa subunit family protein: MIGILKSMATTMKHALDGSTFTVEYPETAPDVSPRFRGVHKFSQERCIWCRQCENVCPNDTIQIVTNDQREGEQYNLHIGQCVYCRLCEEVCPVDAILLTQNFEFTADTKHDFVYNKEQLKAVPWYKDIDPLESREPDRGAWIGEGEGEVDYQ; encoded by the coding sequence ATGATCGGAATCCTGAAATCCATGGCCACGACGATGAAGCACGCGCTGGACGGCTCCACCTTCACGGTGGAGTACCCCGAGACCGCACCGGACGTCTCCCCGCGGTTCCGGGGCGTTCACAAGTTCAGCCAGGAGCGGTGTATCTGGTGTCGCCAGTGCGAGAACGTCTGTCCGAACGACACGATCCAGATCGTCACGAACGACCAGCGAGAGGGCGAACAGTACAACCTCCACATCGGGCAGTGCGTCTACTGCCGGCTCTGCGAGGAGGTCTGTCCCGTCGACGCCATCCTGCTCACCCAGAACTTCGAGTTCACCGCGGACACGAAACACGACTTCGTCTACAACAAGGAGCAGCTGAAGGCGGTCCCGTGGTACAAGGACATCGACCCGCTCGAGTCGCGCGAACCCGACCGGGGCGCGTGGATCGGCGAGGGCGAAGGGGAGGTCGATTACCAGTAA
- a CDS encoding NADH-quinone oxidoreductase subunit J, whose amino-acid sequence MLETIAFAAFALVTLLSALGVVLLEDPWHSALMLGVALLSIAVHFVMLAAEFVAMMQILVYVGGVLVLITFAVMLTQLESDDSEGVTQA is encoded by the coding sequence ATGTTGGAGACGATCGCGTTCGCGGCGTTCGCGCTCGTGACGTTGCTCAGCGCGCTGGGCGTGGTCCTGCTAGAGGACCCGTGGCACTCTGCGCTCATGCTCGGCGTCGCGCTGCTGAGCATCGCGGTGCACTTCGTGATGCTGGCGGCCGAGTTCGTCGCCATGATGCAGATCCTCGTCTACGTCGGCGGGGTGCTCGTCCTCATCACGTTCGCCGTCATGCTCACCCAGCTCGAGTCGGACGATAGCGAGGGGGTGACGCAGGCGTGA
- the nuoK gene encoding NADH-quinone oxidoreductase subunit NuoK: MTVAVEYYVLLSMAMFCIGLFGVLTRRNALLFLMSVELMLNAANVNLIAFAFYHGNLTGQVFALFTMALAAAEVAVGLGIILVLYRNFRDVDVTVPTTMRW; this comes from the coding sequence ATGACGGTCGCCGTCGAGTACTACGTGTTGCTCTCGATGGCGATGTTCTGCATCGGCCTCTTCGGGGTGCTGACGCGTCGTAACGCACTGCTGTTCCTGATGTCCGTCGAACTCATGCTGAACGCGGCGAACGTCAATCTGATCGCGTTCGCGTTCTACCACGGCAACCTCACGGGGCAGGTGTTCGCGCTGTTCACGATGGCGCTCGCCGCCGCCGAGGTGGCCGTCGGACTCGGGATCATCCTGGTGCTGTACCGCAACTTCCGTGACGTCGACGTCACGGTTCCGACGACGATGAGGTGGTAA
- the nuoL gene encoding NADH-quinone oxidoreductase subunit L: protein MADAFAYAPAIAVFPLVAFVVALVFGTYMPKKGAFAGIIATGGSLLLSLWMLVTVAGGEVRHNSEPLYEWTAGSAAAEAGAEGISFSFGLLIDPLSALMLVIVSLVAFLVHVFSLGYMNDEGETGLPRYYASLGLFTFSMLAFVVADNLLMAFMFFELVGLCSYLLIGFWFRTKSAPSAAKKAFLVTRFGDYFFLIGVVAIAATFGTVGFAGEDSFVVAAEAAIDDGATLFGFDAQTWVTITGLLVLGGVLGKSAQFPFHTWLPDAMEGPTTVSALIHAATMVAAGVYLVARMFGYYALSPTALAIIAFVGGFTALFAATMGVVKDDIKQVLAYSTISQYGYMMLGLGVGGYVAGVFHLMNHAFFKALLFLGSGAVIVLMHHEQDMWEMGGLKDKAPVTYYTFLAGALALAGIVPFSGFWSKDEVLFDALIVGLEQPVILAAYAMGLLAVFFTGFYTFRMVFLTFHGEPRTETAEDPHGVGWSIKAPLVVLGVLAAVAGFVNLAPIAHIAGWDIAFLEHWLDGEYGSVEGLTYHAYHETVAFEEGYVGSETITMLLSAGLSLGLALAGAFAAHTLYNVPEPERHATKLGGAYSVLRDNYYQDEYQVWLAEGLTLPLARAADLFDRTVVDGAVDGVSTGSLFGSSWVKRIQTGLVTNYAALLVAGFVALLAALGLYGGWF from the coding sequence ATGGCAGACGCATTCGCATACGCTCCGGCGATCGCGGTGTTCCCGCTCGTGGCGTTCGTCGTCGCCCTGGTCTTCGGGACGTACATGCCGAAGAAGGGCGCGTTCGCGGGCATCATAGCGACGGGCGGCTCCCTGCTGCTCTCGCTGTGGATGCTCGTCACCGTCGCGGGCGGCGAAGTGAGACACAATTCGGAACCGCTCTACGAGTGGACGGCCGGTTCGGCCGCGGCCGAGGCCGGCGCCGAGGGGATCAGTTTCAGCTTCGGGCTGCTGATCGACCCGCTCTCGGCGCTCATGCTGGTCATCGTCTCGCTCGTGGCCTTCCTCGTCCACGTGTTCAGCCTCGGCTACATGAACGACGAGGGCGAGACCGGGCTCCCGCGGTACTACGCCAGCCTCGGTCTGTTCACCTTCAGCATGCTCGCGTTCGTCGTCGCGGACAACCTGCTGATGGCGTTCATGTTCTTCGAACTCGTCGGCCTCTGTTCGTACCTGCTGATCGGGTTCTGGTTCCGCACGAAATCTGCCCCCTCGGCCGCGAAGAAGGCGTTCCTGGTCACCCGCTTCGGTGACTACTTCTTCCTGATCGGGGTCGTCGCCATCGCGGCGACGTTCGGCACGGTCGGCTTCGCCGGCGAGGACTCGTTCGTCGTCGCCGCCGAGGCGGCCATCGACGACGGCGCGACGCTGTTCGGCTTCGACGCCCAGACGTGGGTGACGATCACCGGACTGCTCGTGCTCGGCGGCGTACTGGGCAAATCCGCGCAGTTCCCCTTCCACACCTGGCTACCCGACGCCATGGAAGGCCCGACGACCGTCTCCGCGCTCATCCACGCGGCGACGATGGTCGCGGCCGGCGTCTACCTCGTGGCGCGGATGTTCGGCTACTACGCGCTCAGCCCGACCGCGCTCGCGATCATCGCGTTCGTCGGCGGCTTCACCGCGCTGTTCGCGGCCACGATGGGCGTCGTCAAGGACGACATCAAGCAGGTGCTGGCGTACTCGACGATCAGCCAGTACGGCTACATGATGCTGGGGCTGGGCGTCGGCGGCTACGTCGCCGGGGTCTTCCACCTCATGAACCACGCCTTCTTCAAGGCCCTGCTGTTCCTCGGCTCCGGCGCCGTCATCGTCCTCATGCACCACGAACAGGACATGTGGGAGATGGGTGGCCTGAAGGACAAGGCGCCGGTCACCTACTACACGTTCCTCGCCGGCGCGCTCGCGCTCGCGGGGATCGTGCCGTTCTCCGGCTTCTGGTCGAAAGACGAGGTGCTGTTCGACGCGCTGATCGTCGGCCTCGAGCAGCCCGTGATCCTCGCGGCGTACGCGATGGGGCTGCTCGCCGTCTTCTTCACCGGCTTCTACACGTTCCGGATGGTCTTCCTGACCTTCCACGGCGAACCCCGGACGGAGACCGCGGAAGACCCCCACGGCGTCGGCTGGTCGATCAAGGCGCCGCTGGTCGTCCTCGGCGTCCTCGCGGCCGTCGCCGGCTTCGTGAATCTCGCGCCGATCGCCCACATCGCGGGGTGGGACATCGCGTTCCTCGAGCACTGGCTCGACGGCGAGTACGGCTCCGTCGAGGGGCTGACCTACCACGCGTACCACGAGACGGTCGCCTTCGAGGAGGGCTACGTCGGCTCGGAGACTATCACCATGCTCCTGAGCGCGGGCCTGTCGCTCGGGCTGGCGCTGGCCGGCGCGTTCGCGGCCCACACGCTCTACAACGTGCCCGAACCGGAACGGCACGCGACGAAACTCGGCGGCGCGTACAGCGTCCTGCGGGACAACTACTACCAGGACGAGTACCAGGTCTGGCTCGCCGAGGGGCTGACGCTGCCGCTCGCTCGAGCGGCCGATCTGTTCGATCGGACCGTCGTCGACGGCGCCGTCGACGGCGTCTCGACGGGCAGCCTGTTCGGTAGTAGCTGGGTCAAACGCATCCAGACCGGACTGGTGACGAACTACGCGGCGCTGCTGGTGGCCGGATTCGTCGCCCTGCTTGCGGCGCTCGGACTCTACGGAGGGTGGTTCTAA
- a CDS encoding complex I subunit 4 family protein produces the protein MMIEALIAVALVGALVTFVVPNRYAGKLAFAISLVPAALSLWLFAAFDGSGNALLGGDLAFESRVEWIQLGEYSISWVVGLDGISLPLVVLTTILCSLAILSSWTPIDRRESQFYGLVLFIEANLIGVFAALDFFVWFIFWEAVLIPMYLLIGIWGGPDRKYAAIKFFVYTNVASLLMFGAFVTLVFALGDAVTSFALPEIASAMIETGPEGVFGLEGTTLASIVFVAMFLGFAVKVPVVPFHTWLPDAHVQAPTPASVLLAGVLLKMGTYALLRFNFTMFPEQVEAFAVPIAAIAVISVIYGAMLALAQTDLKRIVAYSSVSSMGYVILGLIAYTQFGVGGATFQMVSHGLISGLMFMAVGVIYNATHTRNVGDMSGLADRMPVAAGILVAGAFGYMGLPLMSGFAAEYFIFFGAFGADFPYAPVFTALAMFGIVLVAGYLLFALQRTIFGPYRLETDYDVGAAPLHDLAPMFVLLGIIIALGVAPDLLFEMITDAVDPILTGGEL, from the coding sequence ATGATGATCGAAGCACTGATCGCAGTCGCACTGGTCGGCGCGCTCGTCACGTTCGTCGTGCCGAATCGCTACGCGGGCAAACTGGCCTTCGCGATCAGCCTGGTGCCCGCCGCGCTCAGCCTGTGGCTGTTCGCGGCCTTCGACGGCAGCGGCAACGCCCTGCTCGGCGGCGACCTCGCCTTCGAATCCCGCGTTGAGTGGATTCAGCTGGGCGAGTACTCGATCTCGTGGGTCGTCGGTCTCGACGGCATCAGCCTGCCGCTGGTGGTGTTGACGACGATCCTCTGTTCGCTGGCGATCCTGAGTTCGTGGACGCCGATCGACCGCCGCGAGTCCCAGTTCTACGGGCTCGTCCTGTTCATCGAGGCGAACCTGATCGGCGTCTTCGCGGCGCTCGACTTCTTCGTCTGGTTCATCTTCTGGGAGGCCGTGCTGATCCCGATGTACCTGCTGATCGGGATCTGGGGCGGTCCGGACCGGAAGTACGCCGCCATCAAGTTCTTCGTCTACACGAACGTCGCGTCGCTGCTGATGTTCGGCGCGTTCGTGACGCTCGTGTTCGCCCTCGGCGACGCGGTGACGTCGTTCGCGCTCCCCGAGATCGCGTCGGCGATGATCGAGACCGGCCCCGAAGGGGTCTTCGGCCTCGAGGGAACCACCCTCGCCTCGATCGTCTTCGTCGCGATGTTCCTCGGCTTCGCCGTGAAAGTCCCGGTGGTGCCGTTCCACACGTGGCTCCCCGACGCTCACGTGCAGGCGCCGACGCCGGCCTCCGTGTTGCTGGCGGGCGTCCTGCTGAAGATGGGGACCTACGCCCTGCTCCGGTTCAACTTCACGATGTTCCCGGAGCAAGTCGAGGCGTTCGCGGTCCCGATCGCCGCCATCGCGGTGATCAGCGTCATCTACGGCGCGATGCTGGCGCTGGCCCAGACCGACCTGAAGCGGATCGTCGCTTACTCCTCGGTGTCGTCGATGGGGTACGTCATCCTCGGCCTGATCGCCTACACCCAGTTCGGGGTCGGCGGCGCGACGTTCCAGATGGTCTCCCACGGCCTCATCTCGGGGCTGATGTTCATGGCGGTCGGCGTCATCTACAACGCGACCCACACCCGCAACGTCGGCGACATGTCGGGGCTGGCCGATCGGATGCCGGTCGCGGCGGGGATCCTCGTCGCCGGCGCCTTCGGCTACATGGGGCTGCCGCTGATGAGCGGCTTCGCGGCGGAGTACTTCATCTTCTTCGGCGCGTTCGGCGCGGACTTCCCCTACGCGCCCGTCTTCACCGCGCTGGCGATGTTCGGCATCGTCCTCGTCGCCGGCTACCTGCTGTTCGCGCTCCAGCGGACCATCTTCGGCCCGTACCGACTCGAGACCGACTACGACGTGGGCGCGGCGCCGCTGCACGACCTCGCACCGATGTTCGTGTTGCTGGGCATCATCATCGCCCTCGGCGTCGCCCCCGACCTGTTGTTCGAGATGATAACCGACGCAGTCGATCCGATCCTGACCGGAGGTGAACTGTGA
- a CDS encoding DHH family phosphoesterase gives MVFRLVLGCGTVGRQVVEELPERDGGDANRLLVVTDDQSIVETLRDESIPARFGDPTDPSVIASLDAPDVIFVASDRTDVNRTALERARDRFPTASIVAYMGGNATEANRTRFEELADHVVDARGAMVDHVLDGIVSPSADAAIGLRKRLAGIDGRLAVVMHDNPDPDAIASAVALVDIATEVGVDADACYFGEISHQENRAMVNLLDLDLRNLSPTDSIEEYAAFALVDHSRPGVNDQLPEDLHVDIVIDHHPPRGPVPGEFVDLREHAGATSTVLTDYLHRFGLEPRRATATALLYGIRIDTNDFTREVSAADFNAASLLWPYVDASVMSQIEQPTVEGETLETIARAIKNRIQRESVAVASVGMMSDRDALPQAADQLLLMEGVETTLVFGFRDEMVFLSARSRASDVDLGEALRDAFDRIGSAGGHGDMAGAQLEIGILGSADDEDEVESIVSVVEEVITNRFFEAIDTRPGVPVGTYTQTSEWLFDVDDEEATPASERVASEDEGEESA, from the coding sequence ATGGTTTTCCGGCTCGTGCTCGGGTGCGGAACGGTGGGACGGCAGGTCGTCGAGGAGCTGCCCGAGCGCGACGGAGGCGACGCCAACCGACTGCTCGTCGTGACCGACGACCAGAGCATCGTCGAGACGCTCCGGGACGAGAGCATTCCGGCCCGGTTCGGGGACCCGACGGATCCGTCGGTGATCGCGAGCCTCGACGCGCCGGACGTGATCTTCGTCGCCAGCGACCGCACCGACGTCAACCGGACCGCTCTCGAGCGCGCCCGGGATCGGTTCCCGACGGCGTCGATCGTGGCTTACATGGGCGGCAACGCGACCGAGGCCAACAGAACGCGGTTCGAGGAGCTCGCCGACCACGTCGTCGACGCGCGGGGGGCGATGGTCGATCACGTGCTCGACGGCATCGTGAGCCCGTCGGCCGACGCCGCCATCGGGCTCCGGAAGCGACTCGCGGGGATCGACGGCCGGCTGGCGGTCGTCATGCACGACAACCCCGATCCGGACGCGATCGCCAGCGCCGTCGCGCTGGTCGACATCGCCACGGAGGTGGGCGTCGACGCCGACGCCTGTTACTTCGGCGAGATCTCCCACCAGGAGAACCGCGCGATGGTCAACCTGCTCGATCTCGACCTGCGGAACCTCTCGCCGACGGACTCCATCGAGGAGTACGCCGCGTTCGCGCTGGTCGATCACTCCCGGCCCGGGGTCAACGATCAACTTCCCGAGGATCTGCACGTCGACATCGTCATCGACCACCATCCGCCCCGCGGCCCGGTGCCCGGCGAGTTCGTCGACCTGCGCGAACACGCCGGCGCGACCAGCACCGTCCTGACCGACTACCTCCACCGGTTCGGCCTCGAGCCCCGGCGCGCGACCGCGACGGCGCTGTTGTACGGCATCCGGATCGACACGAACGACTTCACGCGGGAGGTCTCCGCGGCGGACTTCAACGCCGCGTCGCTCCTGTGGCCCTACGTTGACGCGTCGGTCATGAGCCAGATCGAACAGCCGACGGTCGAGGGCGAGACCTTAGAGACGATCGCCCGGGCGATCAAGAACCGCATCCAGCGGGAGTCGGTGGCCGTCGCGAGCGTCGGGATGATGAGCGACCGCGACGCATTGCCGCAGGCGGCCGACCAACTGCTGTTGATGGAGGGGGTCGAGACGACGCTGGTGTTCGGATTCCGCGACGAGATGGTGTTCCTCTCGGCGCGCTCGCGGGCGAGCGACGTCGACCTCGGGGAGGCCCTCCGGGACGCCTTCGACCGGATCGGCAGCGCGGGCGGCCACGGCGACATGGCCGGCGCGCAACTCGAGATCGGCATCCTCGGCAGTGCCGACGACGAGGACGAGGTGGAATCGATCGTCAGCGTCGTCGAGGAGGTCATCACCAACCGGTTCTTCGAGGCGATCGACACCCGTCCGGGGGTCCCGGTCGGCACCTACACCCAGACCAGCGAGTGGCTGTTCGACGTCGACGACGAGGAGGCCACGCCCGCGAGCGAGCGGGTCGCGTCCGAGGACGAGGGCGAGGAATCGGCGTAG
- a CDS encoding CBS domain-containing protein: protein MDVVSDRTKPRVEEYMTRDVATVAPDETVGEVAARIAESDEHSGFPVCERRRVEGFVSARDLLLADDDDPLFKVMTTDLLVAHPEMKVTEAARVILRSGIQKLPVVDDAGNLVGIISNADVIRSQIERATPEKVGKLMRTLEEIHDTDLDQARRTVALADLTPTQGRVYADELEGRRYELEHGLAEPLVVIDNDGTLLLADGHHRVLAADRLGIDEMDAYVIVVDREIDLGMAKTAEKEELERIDDIDVVDYARHPLVQTTKRLQTDE, encoded by the coding sequence ATGGACGTCGTGTCGGACAGGACCAAACCCCGGGTCGAGGAGTACATGACGCGCGACGTGGCGACGGTCGCCCCCGACGAGACCGTCGGCGAGGTCGCGGCCCGGATCGCCGAAAGCGACGAGCACAGCGGCTTTCCCGTCTGCGAACGCCGCCGCGTGGAGGGGTTCGTCAGCGCCCGCGACCTGCTGCTGGCCGACGACGACGATCCCCTGTTCAAGGTGATGACGACGGACCTCCTCGTGGCCCACCCCGAGATGAAGGTGACCGAGGCCGCCCGCGTCATCCTCCGCTCGGGGATCCAGAAACTGCCCGTCGTCGACGACGCCGGCAACCTCGTGGGCATCATCTCCAACGCCGACGTCATCCGGAGTCAGATCGAGCGCGCGACGCCCGAGAAGGTCGGCAAACTGATGCGCACGCTCGAGGAGATCCACGACACCGACCTCGATCAGGCGCGGCGGACGGTCGCGCTCGCGGACCTGACGCCCACGCAGGGCCGGGTCTACGCCGACGAACTCGAGGGCCGGCGCTACGAACTCGAGCACGGGCTGGCCGAACCGCTGGTGGTCATCGACAACGACGGCACCCTGTTGCTCGCCGACGGTCACCACCGCGTCCTCGCCGCGGATCGACTCGGGATCGACGAGATGGACGCCTACGTCATCGTCGTCGACCGCGAGATCGACCTCGGAATGGCCAAGACGGCCGAAAAGGAGGAACTCGAGCGGATCGACGACATCGACGTCGTCGACTACGCCCGGCACCCGCTCGTCCAGACGACCAAACGGCTGCAGACCGACGAATGA
- a CDS encoding methylmalonyl-CoA mutase family protein, producing the protein MYDDEELAAIREATDEWEAETLEPTLNAHGERKDRFATVSNLDVDRLYTPEDVADLDYLEDLGFPGEEPYTRGPYPTMYRGRTWTMRQFAGFGTAEETNERFHYLIDEGQTGLSVAFDMPSLMGLDSDDPMSQGEIGTEGVAVDTLRDMEILFDGIDLEEISTSFTINPSAPVIYAMYVALADQRGVPRENLRGTLQNDMFKEFIAQKEWVIPPEPSLDLVTDVVEFSTEETPKFHPISVSGYHIREAGSTAVQELAFTLADGFAYVEDALERGLAVDEFAPRLSFFFNCHNAFFEEIAKYRAARRIYARVMDDWYDAEVDESKRLKFHTQTAGQSLTAQQPLNNVVRVTIQALAGVLGGTQSLHTNSFDEALALPSEKAVRVALRTQQIIAEESGAADIVDPMGGSFAVEALTDETEQRVMGYLEEIREMGDGSVRDGVLKGIEDGYFLREIQEASYEYQERVERGEEVVVGVNEYTLEEDTSPEILQIDETTAERQLARLEDVKADRDDAAVEDALEALREASERGENTIPYIVDAVKAYATMGEIMGVFEEQYGAYSEEIGLA; encoded by the coding sequence ATGTACGACGACGAGGAGCTCGCGGCGATCCGGGAGGCCACCGACGAGTGGGAGGCGGAAACGCTCGAGCCCACCCTCAACGCCCACGGGGAGCGCAAGGACCGGTTCGCGACCGTCTCGAATCTCGACGTCGATCGGCTCTACACCCCCGAGGACGTCGCCGACCTCGACTACCTCGAGGATCTGGGCTTCCCGGGGGAGGAGCCGTACACCCGCGGGCCGTACCCGACGATGTACCGCGGGCGGACGTGGACGATGCGCCAGTTCGCGGGCTTCGGAACCGCCGAGGAGACCAACGAGCGCTTTCACTACCTGATCGACGAGGGCCAGACCGGCCTCTCGGTGGCCTTCGACATGCCGTCGCTGATGGGTCTCGACTCGGACGACCCGATGAGCCAGGGGGAGATCGGCACGGAGGGGGTCGCCGTCGACACGCTCCGTGACATGGAGATCCTCTTCGACGGGATCGATCTCGAGGAGATCTCGACGTCCTTCACGATCAACCCCTCCGCGCCGGTGATCTACGCGATGTACGTCGCGCTGGCCGACCAGCGAGGCGTTCCGCGCGAGAATCTCCGCGGGACCCTCCAGAACGACATGTTCAAGGAGTTCATCGCCCAGAAGGAGTGGGTGATCCCCCCGGAGCCCTCGCTGGATCTCGTCACGGACGTCGTCGAATTCAGCACCGAGGAGACGCCGAAGTTCCACCCAATCTCCGTCTCCGGGTATCACATCCGCGAGGCCGGGTCGACGGCGGTGCAGGAACTCGCCTTCACCCTCGCGGACGGCTTCGCCTACGTCGAGGACGCCCTCGAACGTGGCCTCGCGGTCGACGAGTTCGCGCCGCGGCTCTCCTTCTTCTTCAACTGCCACAACGCCTTCTTCGAGGAGATCGCGAAGTACCGCGCTGCGAGACGGATCTACGCCCGCGTGATGGACGACTGGTACGATGCGGAGGTCGACGAGTCGAAGCGACTCAAGTTCCACACGCAGACGGCGGGCCAGTCGCTGACGGCCCAGCAGCCGCTGAACAACGTCGTTCGGGTGACGATCCAGGCGCTCGCCGGCGTGCTGGGGGGCACGCAGTCGCTGCACACTAACAGCTTCGACGAGGCGCTGGCGCTGCCCAGCGAGAAGGCCGTCCGGGTCGCCCTGCGCACCCAGCAGATCATCGCCGAGGAGTCCGGCGCGGCGGACATCGTCGACCCGATGGGCGGGAGCTTCGCGGTCGAGGCGCTCACCGACGAGACCGAGCAGCGGGTGATGGGCTACCTCGAGGAGATCCGCGAGATGGGCGACGGCTCCGTCCGCGACGGGGTCCTCAAGGGCATCGAGGACGGCTACTTCCTCCGGGAGATCCAGGAGGCCTCCTACGAGTACCAGGAGCGCGTCGAGCGCGGCGAGGAGGTCGTCGTCGGCGTCAACGAGTACACGCTCGAGGAGGACACCAGTCCCGAGATCCTCCAGATCGACGAGACGACGGCCGAGCGGCAACTGGCCCGCCTCGAGGACGTGAAGGCGGATCGAGACGACGCGGCCGTCGAGGACGCGCTCG